The nucleotide window GTGCTGTCGACCCTGCACACCAACGACGCGGCGAGCGCCATCAATCGGTTGATGGACATGGGGGTTCCGCCGTACATGATGGCCTCTGGCGTGACAGGCGTTGTGGCGCAGAGGCTGGTGCGGGTCATCTGCTCGCGATGCAAGCGCGAGCGCGCGGTCACGCCGCTTGAGCGCGAAATCTTCGAGGAAAACGGGCTGGCGCCGGAGTCCGTGGTGGAAGGGACGGGCTGTCCGGCCTGCGGGCACACGGGCTTCAAGGGGCGCATGGCGGTGCAGGAGGTGCTCGAGGTGGACGACGAGATCGCGCGGCTCATCCTGACGTCGCGATCGACCGACGAGTACGTGCGTGCGGCGAAAGAACAGGGCATGCGGACGATGTTTCAGGATGGACTGGAGAAGGCACTGCAGGGGAAGACGACGTTGCAAGAGGTGCTGCGGGTGACCGCGGTGACGTGAGGAGGTGATGCGAGGTGAGCGTGTACCGGTATGAGGCGATTGCCCGCCCGAACCGGCGCGAGCGGGGGAAGATTGAAGCGGAGTCGGAGGCTGACGCCATTCGGGCCCTGGGCGAGCGGGGGCTGTTTGTGGTGGGCCTCAAGGCGATGAGCGAGAAGTCGGACTTCTGGAACCGGGAGCTGAAGCTGAGCTTCCTGGAACCGAAGGTGAAATCCGAGGACTTCGTGCCATTCTGCCGGCAGTTCGCGACGCTCGTCCGCGCGGGTGTGCCGCTCGTACCGGCGCTGCAGGTGCTGGAGGAGCAGCTCGGCAAGGGACCGCTGAAGCGGGCGGTGGCCGACGTGGCGGTCAAGGTCGAGGGGGGGACTGCGCTGTGGGAAAGCCTGGCGGACCATCCACGGGTCTTTCCGCCGATGTTTGTGCAGATGGTCCGCGCGGGCGAAGCGAGCGGCTCGCTGGAAGAGGTGCTGGAGTCGACAGCGCGCTTTGAAGAGTCGCAGCGCGAGACGGTATCCAAGATCAAGTCGGCCCTGATGTATCCGGCGCTTGTCTCCGTCATGTCCGTCCTGGTGGCGGGGTTTCTGATGATCAATGTGATTCCCTCGTTCGTGTCGGTCTTCGCCTCAATGCATGTGACCTTGCCCTTGCCAACAAGAATTGTTCTCGTGTCTGCGGACGCCATCAAGCGCTTTTGGTACTTGGCGCTTTTGCTTCTGCTGATGCTCGTCGGCGCGTGGATCTTCGTGAGCCGCCACAACGAGAGCCGGTACTGGCGAGATCGGTGGATGTTGCGTATCCCGATTTTTGGGAAGCTGCTTCGATATCGCGCGATGGCGCAGTCGGCGCGCACGCTCGCCATGCTGTTTCACGCGGCGCTGCCGGCCTTGACGTCGATGTCGCTCGCGGCGGACGCGGTGGACAATCGCTACGTCCGCGTGAGCCTGCGGCGCGCCCGGGACACGCTTGGGCAAGGCGGAGCGCTGTCCGAGGCGCTGCAGCAGTCGGGCGCGTTCACGCCCCTCATGGTGCAGATGGTGCGCGTGGGCGAGACGACGGGCCATTTGGACGACATGCTGGCGCGCGTCGCGACCTTTTACGAGTCCGAATTGGAGGTGATGGTGGAGCGGCTCAGGCAGCTGTTGGAGCCTCTGTTGACGACGGTGCTCTCCGGCGTGGTGGGCATCATTGCCCTGTCCGTGCTTCTGCCCATGTTCTCCTTGTACAACAACCTCGGCTCCTACGGCGTCTCCTGATGAAGGGTACGAGCCTACGAAAATTGTGGCCAATTTGACTAGAATGCATGTACAAGTGCACATCTTGCCAGTATAATAGGTGCCATCAAGGGTCCTCATTCGACAAGTGAGCTCGGAAGATGTCGGGCGAAGGGGAAGGGGCGGTCTTATGCTTCAGATGAAAACGAAGATTTCGAATTTGAAACAGAAGGTGCGGGATCAGCGCGGCGTGACGCTGATTGAGATGCTGGCCGTGGTCGTGATTTTGGCAATTCTGGCCGCGGTCGGTGTGCCGATTGTCTTGGCGCAGATTCAAAAGGCGCGCGTGAACACGGACAAATCGAACGAGCAACTGATTGCCGACGCGCTGCAGCGCGCGGAGTACGATTATCAGTCGAACTCCACGAACCAGGGCGTCTTGGGCATCACAAACGGCGCGATTGTCAACGGAAGCGGGGCCAACATCGGGCAGGTTGCGAATAATACACTTAACAATGCGACGCCCGTTTACAACTACCTTCTCGGCAACGGCTCGGGCAACGGATATCTGACGAGCGTGCCGTCGCCGCAGTCGCAGACGGGCAACTTCACGATTGTGGCGGGCACGCCGTCAGGCAGCCAGACGGCTCCGTACGTAACCTTCACATATCCCAACAGCACGGGTGGCATCCAGAGCTGGTACATTACCATTCAATGATCTTAGGCCTGAGGGCCCTGAGCGTATTCCAGAAAGCTCCCCTTGTGGGGGCTTTCTGCGTACATGACGCCTCACAGCTATGGGGGTCATCTCCCCAACTTTGAGGGGTCTGTCGAGAGGGGGTACCGAGCTTGCAGCGTGCGAGGCGCACGGCCGAAGCGATGAAATGTTGGCGCGCAAAAGGGTTCACCCTCATTGAGGTGTTGGCGAGCGTGGTCATCATCGTGATCGCTGGCACGGCAGCGCTGTTTGCTGTCGAGTCGGTGCAGGCCGGGCAACTCAAAGAGGCGGAGTACTCCAAGGCGTTAGGCTTGGCGACGACCATTGCTGAGGAGATACGAGACCGGGATCCAAATGCGCAGATTAACGTCTTTGCGCCTGTGACGCAACAGACAATTCTGTCGACGAACGGTGGCAACATCATCGCCACACTGTTTTCGTCACTGCAAATTTTTCAGACCGCGGTGTCCACGGTATGGGCGTCGCTTTTAAATAGCTTGATTGCGTCTGGAGCCTGGGGGAACCTCGATTTAGAAAACTTGGTTGCGCAATGGATTAACAGTCCATCTCAGCAATGGGCCTACCAACTGCAACAATGGTCCCAGCAGGGGCAGATCCCGACGATTCAGCAGAACATTCTCCAGCACCAACAGGCGCTCGTCCCGTTTGAAATCGTCGTTCCTGGAGACGCGCTCGGCGATAATCCTCCGGCACCAGACTCGGTATTGTATATCCCATCTCCTTCCAGTCTGTCGACGGAGTCGGC belongs to Alicyclobacillus vulcanalis and includes:
- a CDS encoding type II secretion system F family protein, with amino-acid sequence MSVYRYEAIARPNRRERGKIEAESEADAIRALGERGLFVVGLKAMSEKSDFWNRELKLSFLEPKVKSEDFVPFCRQFATLVRAGVPLVPALQVLEEQLGKGPLKRAVADVAVKVEGGTALWESLADHPRVFPPMFVQMVRAGEASGSLEEVLESTARFEESQRETVSKIKSALMYPALVSVMSVLVAGFLMINVIPSFVSVFASMHVTLPLPTRIVLVSADAIKRFWYLALLLLLMLVGAWIFVSRHNESRYWRDRWMLRIPIFGKLLRYRAMAQSARTLAMLFHAALPALTSMSLAADAVDNRYVRVSLRRARDTLGQGGALSEALQQSGAFTPLMVQMVRVGETTGHLDDMLARVATFYESELEVMVERLRQLLEPLLTTVLSGVVGIIALSVLLPMFSLYNNLGSYGVS
- a CDS encoding prepilin-type N-terminal cleavage/methylation domain-containing protein, producing the protein MLQMKTKISNLKQKVRDQRGVTLIEMLAVVVILAILAAVGVPIVLAQIQKARVNTDKSNEQLIADALQRAEYDYQSNSTNQGVLGITNGAIVNGSGANIGQVANNTLNNATPVYNYLLGNGSGNGYLTSVPSPQSQTGNFTIVAGTPSGSQTAPYVTFTYPNSTGGIQSWYITIQ
- a CDS encoding type II secretion system protein encodes the protein MQRARRTAEAMKCWRAKGFTLIEVLASVVIIVIAGTAALFAVESVQAGQLKEAEYSKALGLATTIAEEIRDRDPNAQINVFAPVTQQTILSTNGGNIIATLFSSLQIFQTAVSTVWASLLNSLIASGAWGNLDLENLVAQWINSPSQQWAYQLQQWSQQGQIPTIQQNILQHQQALVPFEIVVPGDALGDNPPAPDSVLYIPSPSSLSTESAPGSLSGTMTYTEFVLALVRGGQMWNAPYTLMDGYKCTVNAQRVSAGSGSMPSVWNYTVTVTSPHGARATVTVPVVG